A DNA window from Moorella thermoacetica contains the following coding sequences:
- a CDS encoding ABC transporter substrate-binding protein — MIKKAIGLTLIALLMVTSLAGCGNGKGATASRDGEPAAIKVGTNRALGTVVPYIARTRGIIAAKGLKVDIVDFQDGSTLMEAFASGQLDIAFTGVAPAAIWQGKGVPLKVVASANGGGHVLLTREDAGIKDLSELKGKKIAEPRTGTVSDTLLRSRILQDEAKLDPEKNVQLLPGMAPADMPAALTVSKEVDAVLTWEPFASRAEREFKGIRVLYDAAAEWKKQKSGAAYYPVNVVVARQSFIDRHPDELKKFLAAYKETVDFINNRPDEANALIARELNLDKEIVASARQRIDYTWQLDIPATLETLKWSQKLGYLQEIPSPGKLFDSSYLPRE; from the coding sequence ATGATTAAAAAGGCCATTGGTTTAACGTTAATAGCCTTATTGATGGTAACCAGCCTGGCCGGGTGCGGTAACGGTAAGGGGGCGACAGCCAGCAGGGACGGAGAACCTGCGGCCATTAAAGTAGGAACCAACCGCGCCCTGGGGACTGTTGTCCCTTATATCGCCAGAACCCGGGGGATAATCGCCGCAAAAGGGCTAAAGGTTGATATCGTGGACTTCCAGGACGGATCCACACTGATGGAGGCCTTCGCTTCCGGGCAACTGGATATCGCCTTTACCGGCGTCGCTCCCGCAGCTATCTGGCAGGGTAAGGGAGTACCTTTAAAGGTAGTTGCCTCGGCCAATGGCGGCGGGCATGTCCTGCTGACCAGAGAAGATGCCGGGATTAAAGACCTCTCGGAGTTAAAGGGAAAGAAAATAGCCGAGCCCAGGACGGGGACGGTTAGCGACACCCTCCTCCGTAGCCGCATCTTACAAGATGAGGCCAAGCTGGACCCGGAGAAGAACGTCCAGCTCTTACCCGGCATGGCGCCGGCCGATATGCCTGCGGCCCTGACTGTGTCCAAAGAGGTGGATGCGGTCCTTACCTGGGAACCCTTCGCTTCCCGGGCCGAAAGGGAGTTTAAAGGGATCAGGGTGCTCTACGATGCCGCGGCGGAATGGAAGAAGCAAAAGTCCGGCGCGGCCTATTATCCGGTCAACGTGGTCGTCGCCCGCCAGTCTTTTATTGACCGGCATCCGGATGAATTGAAGAAATTCCTGGCCGCTTACAAGGAAACCGTTGATTTTATAAACAACCGTCCAGATGAAGCCAACGCCTTGATTGCCAGGGAATTAAATCTTGATAAGGAGATTGTGGCCAGCGCCCGCCAGAGAATCGATTATACCTGGCAGCTTGACATCCCGGCCACCCTGGAAACCTTAAAATGGTCGCAAAAACTGGGTTATTTGCAGGAAATCCCTTCTCCTGGCAAGCTGTTTGACAGTAGTTATTTACCCAGGGAATAA
- a CDS encoding ABC transporter permease, producing MKMRKDDWQRLWQGVLALSVFILIWYTASITGLFGRVPRDYSLLLLPPPGKILVTIFETLVSGYLLKHVLISLARVGLGFTIAVAIGVPLGLAMALVPLVNNLVEPFVRIFGPISGIAWVPLAILWFGLGDKAAIFIITMGSVFPVLINTYQGMKDVDQTLIEAARTMGAGPWQLLSRVILPSLIPYLVTGFRVGLGFAWRVVIAAEMVGVPNGLGYMLGVGRGTGRTDITIITMVVLGAIMLVVEELIFAPLERRTRFWRRSVRI from the coding sequence ATGAAAATGCGCAAAGACGACTGGCAGCGCCTGTGGCAGGGCGTCCTGGCCTTGAGCGTATTTATCCTGATCTGGTATACGGCGTCTATTACAGGCTTGTTCGGCCGGGTTCCCAGGGATTATTCCCTGCTTCTCCTCCCACCGCCGGGAAAGATCCTGGTAACAATCTTTGAAACCCTGGTGTCCGGTTACTTACTAAAGCATGTTCTAATCAGCCTGGCCAGGGTAGGCCTCGGCTTTACCATTGCGGTAGCAATAGGGGTACCCCTGGGCCTGGCCATGGCCCTGGTGCCGCTGGTAAACAACCTGGTTGAACCTTTTGTGCGGATCTTCGGACCCATCTCGGGCATAGCCTGGGTCCCCCTGGCCATCCTCTGGTTCGGCCTGGGTGATAAAGCGGCGATTTTCATCATCACCATGGGCTCCGTCTTCCCCGTCTTAATCAATACCTACCAGGGGATGAAGGATGTCGATCAGACCCTCATCGAGGCTGCCCGTACCATGGGGGCCGGTCCATGGCAACTCCTTTCCCGCGTCATACTTCCCAGCCTTATACCCTACCTGGTAACCGGTTTCCGGGTCGGCCTGGGCTTTGCCTGGCGGGTGGTGATCGCCGCCGAAATGGTCGGGGTACCCAACGGCCTGGGCTACATGCTGGGAGTAGGCAGGGGTACCGGCCGTACGGATATCACGATTATTACCATGGTCGTCCTGGGGGCAATCATGCTGGTAGTGGAAGAATTAATCTTTGCCCCCCTGGAAAGGCGCACCCGTTTCTGGCGCCGGTCCGTCCGGATTTGA
- a CDS encoding 4Fe-4S dicluster domain-containing protein yields the protein MVEVDPRACKECGYCTVVCSRDVFAPAAYFNERGYKPMQAVYPERCTGCRQCFYICPDFAISIDEPDKGLGV from the coding sequence ATGGTCGAAGTCGATCCGCGGGCATGCAAAGAATGTGGCTACTGTACCGTCGTCTGCTCCCGGGATGTCTTTGCCCCTGCTGCTTATTTCAACGAACGGGGGTATAAACCCATGCAGGCCGTTTATCCGGAGAGATGTACAGGTTGCAGGCAATGCTTTTATATCTGTCCTGATTTTGCCATCAGTATCGATGAGCCGGATAAGGGGTTGGGAGTATGA